One part of the Vicia villosa cultivar HV-30 ecotype Madison, WI linkage group LG6, Vvil1.0, whole genome shotgun sequence genome encodes these proteins:
- the LOC131614229 gene encoding uncharacterized protein LOC131614229 — translation MALSQPTMTVPTPTVHTVPYDGNEIYHDQGDSTNQRNLVGDLQEQINKIQLEVKAIRGKDLFGKNAQELCLVPSVQIPAKFKVPDFEKYKGSSCPQSHLVMYARKMSTYADNHQLLIHYFQDSLTGAALKWYTGLDSTNIRTFNDLGEAFVRQYKYNSDMAPDRDQLRSMAQKDHEAFKEYAQRWRETAAQINPPLKEKEMTKIFLNTLSPFYYERMIASAPSDFTEMVNMGMRLEEGVRTGRLTKEGGSSSGTKKFGSGFPKKYKIVDQLMQTPSKISILSLLLNSEAHREALMKVLDQAFVDHDVTVDRFDGIIANITACNNLSFCDEELPEEGRNHNLALHISMNCQSDSLSNVLVDTGSSLNVMPKTTLARLSYQGMPMKFSGVVVKAFDGSRKSVIGEVNLPMTIGPHTFQITFHVMDIQAAYSCLLGRPWIHEAGAVTSTLHQKLKFVTNGKLVTISGEQALMVSHLSNFSFIGADDVEGTQFQGLSLEDESSKKKASISSYKEAVKVVKDGTTTGWGQVVIPTKNETRAGLGC, via the exons atggcactttctcaacccactatgacagttccgacccctacggttcacactgttccttatgatggcaatgagatttatcatgatcagggtgatagcacaaatcagcgtaatcttgtgggagatctccaagagcagattaacaagattcaactggaagttaaagctatccgtggcaaagatttgtttggaaagaatgcccaggagctatgtttggttcccagtgtacaaataccagctaagttcaaggtcccagactttgagaagtacaaaggtagttcttgtccacaaagtcatcttgtgatgtatgccaggaagatgtctacttatgcagataatcatcagttgcttatccattactttcaagacagtttgactggtgccgcactgaagtggtacacaggcttggatagcactaatattcggactttcaatgacctaggtgaggcctttgtccgacaatacaagtataactcggatatggctccagacagagatcagctccgatccatggctcagaaagaccatgaggctttcaaagagtatgcccaacgatggagagaaactgctgctcagattaatccaccgttaaaagaaaaagaaatgacaaagatcttcttgaatactctcagtccgttttattatgaacgcatgattgctagtgctccaagtgatttcaccgaaatggtaaacatggggatgcgtctagaagaaggagtccgaacaggacgtttgactaaagaaggtggatcttcgagtggaaccaaaaagtttggaagtggtttcccaaagaag tacaagattgtggatcagcttatgcagactccttcaaaaatttcaatactttcattgctgttaaattcagaagcccacagggaagccctgatgaaagtcttagatcaagcttttgtagatcatgatgtgactgttgatcgctttgatgggataatagccaacataactgcttgcaacaatttaagcttctgtgatgaagaactccccgaggagggcagaaatcacaatcttgctttacacatttctatgaactgtcagtcagactctttgtccaatgtgttagtagacaccggatcttccttgaatgtgatgccaaagacgactcttgctcgcttgtcttaccaaggaatgcctatgaagttcagtggtgtagttgtcaaagcatttgatggatcgcgaaaatctgttatcggtgaagtcaaccttcccatgacaattggtccacatacatttcaaatcaccttccatgtcatggacattcaagctgcttatagctgtctgttgggacgaccatggatccacgaagcaggggcagtgacttctacgctccatcaaaagttaaagtttgtgacaaatggaaaattggtaacaataagtggggagcaagccttaatggtgagtcatttatccaatttctctttcatcggtgctgatgatgtggaaggaactcagttccaaggtctctctttagaagacgagtcttccaaaaagaaagcatcaatttcttcttacaaagaggcagtgaaagtagtgaaagatggaactaccactggctgggggcaagttgtgatcccgaccaagaatgaaactagagcaggtctcggatgt